Proteins encoded together in one Microbacterium oxydans window:
- a CDS encoding ATP-binding protein, whose amino-acid sequence MSPDEAAEFSRVALDALRQPLESGVIEVHRAGFTAAFPARFQLLLAMNPCPCGNHGVRGAECICPPMAIRRYSTRLSGPLRDRIDIDLQVSRVSASRAMGESTSAMTTSEARTRVSAARERAARRWRSTRWRRNADIPGTWLRQGALRLPATVRAPLDRALERGALTLRGYDRVLRVAWTMADLGELDRPGLEEVGRALHLRRGLPR is encoded by the coding sequence GTGTCGCCCGACGAGGCCGCGGAGTTCTCCCGCGTGGCTCTCGACGCGCTGCGGCAGCCCCTCGAGTCGGGCGTCATCGAGGTCCACCGCGCGGGGTTCACAGCGGCGTTCCCCGCCCGGTTCCAGCTTCTGCTCGCCATGAATCCCTGCCCCTGCGGAAACCACGGTGTGAGAGGTGCGGAGTGCATCTGTCCGCCCATGGCGATCCGCCGGTATTCGACCCGGCTGTCCGGGCCGCTGCGGGATCGGATCGACATCGACCTGCAGGTGAGTCGTGTGTCCGCGTCGAGGGCGATGGGGGAGAGCACGTCGGCCATGACGACGTCCGAGGCACGGACGCGGGTGTCGGCCGCCAGAGAGAGGGCGGCGCGGCGGTGGCGGAGCACACGGTGGCGACGCAATGCCGACATCCCCGGCACCTGGCTGCGGCAGGGCGCCCTCCGGCTGCCCGCGACCGTCCGGGCGCCCCTGGATCGTGCGCTGGAGCGCGGCGCGCTCACACTGCGGGGCTACGACCGTGTGCTCCGGGTCGCGTGGACCATGGCCGACCTGGGCGAGCTCGACCGCCCCGGGCTCGAAGAGGTCGGGCGCGCGCTGCACCTGCGGAGAGGACTCCCGCGATGA
- the dprA gene encoding DNA-processing protein DprA translates to MMELLLDDADTVAAARRLHPGEAVADCLARAAWTVIAEPGDAVAGALIDALGAPEALSFALDDSASVRSTGNVDARAARALKEGRARWRPRATPKAVRDALRAAVDVDARLVVPGDPSWPEALGDLGPHAPSALWVRGRAELLVLEPRVSMVGARAASGYGEHVAAELAGDLATTGVLIVSGGAYGIDGAVHRAALGVRGATVAFLAGGVDRVYPAGHHRLLQQIAEEGALVSEPPCGTAPTKWRFLARNRLIAALGQATVVVEAGWRSGSLNTAGHAAALGRPLGAVPGPVTSASSAGCHRLLREYDAQCVTSAREVRELWGQADAPPTGQDVADPNRRRVLDALGTRTRLSVEEIARRSGMSPDRVRAVLGLMHLEGEVAVEDAGWSRSTGTRGR, encoded by the coding sequence ATGATGGAGCTCCTGCTCGACGACGCCGACACCGTGGCCGCGGCGCGCCGTCTGCATCCCGGAGAAGCGGTGGCGGACTGCCTGGCGCGTGCGGCCTGGACGGTGATCGCGGAGCCGGGGGACGCCGTCGCCGGAGCGCTGATCGATGCCCTCGGTGCTCCGGAGGCGCTCTCCTTCGCCCTGGACGACTCGGCGTCGGTGCGGTCGACGGGGAATGTCGATGCCCGCGCAGCGCGCGCCCTGAAGGAGGGAAGAGCACGATGGCGCCCCCGGGCCACGCCGAAAGCCGTACGGGACGCGCTCCGTGCCGCCGTCGACGTCGATGCGCGACTGGTAGTCCCCGGTGACCCGTCCTGGCCGGAGGCGCTGGGCGATCTGGGGCCGCACGCCCCGAGCGCACTCTGGGTTCGCGGTCGTGCGGAACTGCTCGTGCTCGAGCCCCGCGTGTCGATGGTCGGTGCGCGAGCCGCCAGTGGCTACGGCGAGCACGTCGCAGCCGAACTCGCCGGAGACCTCGCGACGACGGGAGTCCTCATCGTGTCGGGCGGTGCCTACGGGATCGACGGCGCCGTGCATCGCGCAGCACTGGGGGTTCGGGGCGCGACCGTCGCCTTCCTCGCGGGCGGAGTGGACCGCGTCTACCCCGCCGGCCATCACCGGCTCCTGCAGCAGATCGCCGAGGAAGGGGCACTGGTGAGCGAACCGCCCTGTGGGACGGCGCCGACGAAATGGCGCTTCCTCGCGCGGAACCGCCTCATCGCCGCGCTGGGCCAGGCCACCGTCGTCGTCGAGGCGGGGTGGCGCAGCGGCTCGCTGAACACGGCCGGGCATGCGGCGGCCCTCGGCCGTCCGCTCGGCGCTGTGCCGGGACCGGTGACGTCGGCGTCGTCCGCCGGGTGCCATCGACTGCTGCGGGAGTACGACGCCCAGTGCGTCACCTCGGCGCGCGAGGTGCGCGAGTTGTGGGGCCAGGCGGATGCGCCGCCGACCGGGCAGGACGTGGCGGATCCGAACCGCCGCCGTGTGCTCGACGCCCTGGGTACGCGCACACGCCTCTCGGTCGAGGAGATCGCCCGGCGCTCGGGGATGTCGCCCGACCGGGTGCGTGCGGTCCTGGGACTGATGCACCTGGAGGGGGAGGTCGCCGTCGAGGATGCGGGCTGGAGTCGCTCCACCGGCACCCGGGGGCGGTGA
- a CDS encoding tyrosine recombinase XerC yields MDLAAATEAFADHLERVRRLSPATVRAYCADLRDLEAAAGAVPLEDVDLDVLRDWLWRATQRGDARSTLARRSAAARSFFRWAQEQELIAHDPSLRLIAPKKGRTLPTVASRDAMSGLLDAHREAAQEGDPIALRDHAILELLYGSGIRVSELCGLDIDDLDLDRGTARVLGKGAKERVVPFGAPARDAVSAYLRRGRPALVARARTFTPALVLGSRGARIGPRSVYELVARVLAPIVGAETVGPHALRHTAATHLLDGGADLRAVQEILGHASLGTTQIYTHVSAERLTATYRLAHPRA; encoded by the coding sequence ATGGATCTCGCGGCGGCCACGGAGGCATTCGCCGACCACCTCGAACGGGTGCGTCGGCTGTCTCCCGCGACGGTGCGGGCCTATTGCGCGGACCTTCGCGACCTGGAGGCCGCCGCCGGTGCCGTGCCGCTCGAGGACGTCGACCTGGACGTGCTCAGGGACTGGCTCTGGCGCGCGACGCAGAGGGGCGACGCCCGTTCGACGCTCGCGCGCCGATCTGCGGCCGCTCGCTCGTTCTTCCGCTGGGCTCAGGAGCAGGAGCTGATCGCCCACGATCCGAGTCTGCGTCTGATCGCTCCGAAGAAGGGGCGCACGCTGCCCACGGTCGCCTCGCGCGACGCGATGTCCGGTCTTCTCGACGCGCATCGGGAAGCGGCGCAGGAGGGGGATCCGATCGCGCTGCGGGATCACGCCATCCTCGAACTGCTCTACGGGTCCGGCATCCGCGTCTCCGAGCTGTGCGGGCTCGACATCGACGATCTCGACCTCGATCGCGGGACGGCTCGGGTGCTGGGCAAAGGGGCGAAGGAGCGCGTGGTGCCGTTCGGCGCGCCGGCGCGCGATGCGGTGAGCGCGTATCTGCGTCGCGGCAGACCTGCGCTCGTGGCCCGGGCGAGGACCTTCACCCCGGCGCTGGTCCTGGGCAGCAGAGGCGCGCGGATCGGACCGCGATCCGTGTACGAGCTGGTCGCCCGTGTCCTCGCGCCCATCGTCGGCGCGGAGACGGTCGGCCCCCATGCACTGCGCCACACGGCGGCGACGCATCTGCTCGACGGCGGAGCGGACCTCCGCGCGGTCCAGGAGATCCTCGGGCATGCCAGCCTCGGCACCACGCAGATCTACACGCATGTCTCGGCCGAGCGGCTGACGGCCACCTACCGGCTGGCACATCCCCGCGCCTGA
- a CDS encoding peptidoglycan DD-metalloendopeptidase family protein — MRTVLRSSIALVVAVLLCLVSATPDALAVGEGTTEMPRWRWPIAGPRVVVEPFRAPAHAYGAGHRGVDLGAAAGASVVAPADGTVAFRGRVVDRPLLTIEHAGGLVTTFEPVRSSLEPGDVVASGQEIGIVDVGGHTPSGALHLGVRREGEYINPMLLFGEVPRAVLLPCCGRG, encoded by the coding sequence ATGCGCACCGTGCTCCGCTCGTCCATCGCTCTGGTCGTCGCCGTCCTGCTCTGCCTGGTCTCGGCCACCCCCGACGCCCTCGCTGTCGGCGAAGGCACGACCGAGATGCCTCGTTGGCGCTGGCCGATCGCGGGCCCCCGCGTGGTCGTCGAACCGTTCCGCGCTCCGGCACACGCCTACGGTGCGGGTCACCGCGGCGTCGACCTGGGGGCAGCCGCCGGCGCGAGTGTGGTGGCTCCGGCCGATGGCACCGTGGCCTTCCGCGGCAGGGTGGTCGATCGCCCTCTGCTCACGATCGAGCATGCCGGTGGTCTCGTGACGACGTTCGAACCGGTGCGATCGTCGCTCGAGCCCGGCGACGTCGTGGCCTCGGGCCAGGAGATCGGCATCGTCGATGTCGGCGGGCACACACCGTCCGGCGCTCTCCATCTCGGAGTACGCCGCGAAGGCGAGTACATCAATCCGATGCTGCTGTTCGGCGAGGTTCCGCGCGCGGTCCTCCTCCCCTGTTGCGGACGCGGGTGA
- the rpsB gene encoding 30S ribosomal protein S2 → MAVVTIRQLLDSGVHFGHQTRRWNPKVKRFILTERSGIHIIDLQQSLGYIDKAYDFVKETVAHGGTILFVGTKKQAQEILAEQATRVGQPFVNQRWLGGLLTNFSTISKRLARMKELEELDYETPANSGFTKKELLLKKRELDKLHKSLGGIRNLTKTPSALWVVDAKREHLAIDEAKKLGIPVIGILDTNADPDDFQYPIPGNDDAIRSVSLLTRIIADAAAEGLQQKHNPESGDAEPLAEWEKELLETPVQESADAAEIVTADDEAAVVETPAADETAADEAGAEAHDEAIAAASGEETAEVADAEAADAK, encoded by the coding sequence ATGGCTGTGGTCACCATCCGCCAGCTGCTCGACAGCGGCGTGCACTTCGGACACCAGACCCGTCGGTGGAACCCGAAGGTCAAGCGCTTCATCCTCACCGAGCGCAGCGGCATCCACATCATCGACCTTCAGCAGTCGCTCGGCTACATCGACAAGGCCTACGACTTCGTCAAGGAGACCGTCGCCCACGGTGGCACGATCCTCTTCGTCGGCACCAAGAAGCAGGCGCAGGAGATCCTCGCGGAGCAGGCCACGCGCGTCGGACAGCCCTTCGTCAACCAGCGCTGGCTCGGTGGGCTCCTCACCAACTTCTCCACGATCTCCAAGCGTCTCGCACGCATGAAGGAGCTCGAGGAGCTCGACTACGAGACCCCGGCGAACAGCGGCTTCACGAAGAAGGAGCTGCTTCTCAAGAAGCGCGAGCTCGACAAGCTGCACAAGTCGCTGGGCGGTATCCGCAACCTGACGAAGACGCCGTCGGCTCTCTGGGTCGTCGACGCCAAGCGCGAGCACCTCGCCATCGACGAGGCCAAGAAGCTCGGCATCCCCGTGATCGGCATCCTCGACACGAACGCGGACCCGGACGACTTCCAGTACCCGATCCCCGGCAACGACGACGCGATCCGCTCCGTCTCGCTGCTGACGCGCATCATCGCCGACGCCGCCGCCGAGGGCCTGCAGCAGAAGCACAACCCGGAGTCGGGCGACGCCGAGCCGCTGGCCGAGTGGGAGAAGGAGCTTCTCGAGACCCCGGTCCAGGAGTCCGCTGACGCCGCCGAGATCGTGACCGCGGACGACGAGGCCGCTGTCGTCGAGACGCCCGCTGCCGACGAGACCGCCGCCGACGAGGCCGGTGCCGAGGCACACGACGAGGCGATCGCCGCCGCTTCCGGTGAGGAGACCGCCGAGGTCGCCGACG